The following proteins come from a genomic window of Chlamydiales bacterium:
- a CDS encoding SufE family protein: MTLDIRSIQDSFSLCTTYEETYKKIIEWGHRLSPFRSDWKTTESLVKGCQSIMYLHSEFKEGVIFFTAASDALISAGLAAILIEAYTNHSPEFVLTTPPDFLEELGIPASLTPGRANGLASLYLKMKQEALKFSLSQRIE; this comes from the coding sequence ATGACGCTTGATATTCGAAGCATTCAAGATAGTTTCTCCTTATGTACAACTTATGAAGAGACTTACAAAAAAATCATCGAATGGGGACATCGTCTTTCTCCATTTAGATCTGATTGGAAAACAACAGAGTCCCTAGTCAAAGGTTGTCAAAGCATTATGTATCTTCATAGTGAATTCAAAGAAGGAGTGATTTTTTTTACTGCGGCTTCTGATGCACTCATTTCTGCTGGACTTGCAGCTATTTTAATTGAAGCTTATACTAATCATTCTCCAGAGTTTGTCCTTACAACTCCTCCAGATTTTCTAGAAGAGCTAGGAATTCCAGCGTCATTAACTCCGGGACGAGCTAATGGTCTTGCAAGTCTTTATCTTAAAATGAAACAAGAAGCTCTGAAATTCTCCCTTTCTCAAAGGATAGAGTAG
- a CDS encoding aromatic amino acid transport family protein: protein MLSKKGSILGASLLVAGTCIGGGMLALPIVTGPYGFLPSFFLLLISWAFMTTTALLLAEANLWMEEGVHIITLASRLLGPVGKAIAWLLYLFIGYASLVAYAAGGGGLITSATERFFGIAISPSWAIVSFVLVLGAVIYFGNMIVGRVNTILMLGLIGAYILLIGRGVDYIKWHYLARSLWKNHLVALPMLLTVFSFQTIVPSLTLYLKQDGKALRMSIIIGTTITFFVYLIWQALVLGTVPLEGEYGLAHALMVGQGVTDYLAVSFGSSWIGMMTDFFAFFALVTSFLGIALGLFDFLSDGLKIHENRWGSIALGLLIVIPTLFFVLIMERVFLIALDTSGGIGDAILNGIFPALMVWVGRYRKGYLSDFSLPLGKPMLVFVMSYAVFVFLIEIAGKIGWMVSIG from the coding sequence ATGTTATCTAAAAAAGGAAGTATTTTAGGAGCTTCGCTTCTTGTTGCAGGAACATGCATTGGGGGTGGCATGTTGGCTCTTCCTATCGTGACAGGTCCTTATGGCTTTTTGCCTTCTTTTTTTTTATTGCTTATTAGCTGGGCTTTTATGACAACCACAGCTTTATTGCTTGCTGAGGCGAATCTCTGGATGGAAGAAGGGGTTCATATTATTACGTTGGCTTCTCGTTTATTAGGTCCAGTTGGTAAAGCGATAGCCTGGCTGCTTTATCTATTTATCGGATATGCTTCTCTTGTTGCTTATGCTGCAGGGGGAGGTGGGTTAATCACTTCTGCAACTGAAAGATTTTTTGGAATAGCCATCTCACCATCTTGGGCTATTGTTTCATTTGTTCTAGTTTTAGGAGCGGTGATCTATTTTGGAAATATGATTGTTGGAAGAGTCAATACGATACTGATGTTGGGTTTGATTGGAGCTTACATTCTTTTAATTGGAAGAGGAGTAGACTATATCAAGTGGCATTATTTAGCACGTAGTCTATGGAAAAATCATCTTGTCGCTCTTCCTATGCTTTTAACAGTTTTTAGTTTTCAAACGATTGTTCCTAGTTTGACGCTCTATCTAAAACAGGATGGAAAAGCTTTGCGCATGTCAATTATTATCGGAACAACGATCACATTTTTTGTTTACCTGATTTGGCAAGCCCTTGTTTTAGGAACGGTCCCGCTAGAGGGAGAATATGGCTTGGCTCATGCCCTCATGGTTGGTCAAGGAGTCACAGATTATCTTGCAGTCTCTTTTGGAAGTTCATGGATTGGAATGATGACAGATTTTTTTGCTTTCTTTGCTCTAGTCACCTCTTTTCTTGGGATTGCATTAGGATTGTTTGATTTTCTATCTGATGGTTTAAAAATTCATGAAAATCGCTGGGGAAGTATTGCATTAGGATTACTAATCGTAATCCCTACGTTGTTTTTTGTTTTGATTATGGAAAGAGTCTTCCTGATTGCTCTTGATACCTCAGGAGGAATAGGAGATGCCATCTTAAATGGAATTTTCCCTGCCCTTATGGTTTGGGTAGGCCGTTACCGAAAGGGGTATCTTTCGGATTTTTCTTTACCGCTCGGGAAACCGATGCTTGTGTTTGTGATGTCCTATGCTGTTTTTGTTTTTCTTATTGAAATAGCTGGGAAAATTGGATGGATGGTGTCAATAGGATAG